TGGCTTCCGGAAAAGAGGACCTGAGGGAAAAAAGCGTGGATCTTGTAAGAGAGGAGCTTGAGAGGTCAAGCGCCCTGGGGGTGAAATACATGATGACCCACATAGGAAGCGCAAAGGGACTGCAGAGAGAAACGGCGATAGACAACGTGGTCGACTCCCTTTTGAGAATTCTCGGGAACTACGGCGGCACGACGCAGCTTCTGCTTGAGAACACGGCGGGCCAGGGGCATACCATAGGCGCTAGCTTCGAGGAGATTTCTCTCATACTGAGGCGCGTTGCATATGGCGATCTTGGAGTCTGTATAGATACCGCCCACATGTTTGCCTCCGGATACGATATAAGGACCCGTGAGGGCGTAGAGGAACTGGTAGAGAGCATCGGCGCCGCGTTTGCCCCCGAAACGGTGAAACTTGTTCACGCGAACGATTCCAAGGCCGAGTTCAATTCCAGTAAGGACCGCCACGAACATATAGGAGAGGGGAAGATAGGTATTTACTGCTTCAGTTCTATGATCGGGAACCCGTTTTTCGAGGATCTTGATATGATAGTGGAAATGCCTCCTCCCGAGGTGTCAGAGGACGTCGCGCTTCTTAAGAAGCTGAGAGACGAAAATAGGTAATCTCAGAGCTGGAGAGAAAAACCGCTTTCGCCTGTCCGTTGGCCGTCAACGTAAATACTGTTTTTCTCGTCAATTGCCACCCTTCCGTTTGCGATCAGGTCATGGACTACGAAGGGAAACAGTTTCCATTCCCCCTGTTCTCTGGTTTTCTCTTCCATCGTCTCCACGTCCCCGACGGCGAAGCCCTCAAGGGATATATCGGCTGACTGGGCGATCACGGTTCCGAACCTTGTTTCGGGGTTGTTTTCAAGATAGACGGTACATCTTATGGTCTTCTCCCCGTTCTCTAACGCCTGGACGCACGCGATTTTGCCTCTTACGAGGTAGTCCTTTGTCGTGTCCCCAGGGTAGAGGTTTAAGATCCTGTTTGCGAATCTATCGGTAAACATGCGGCTTAATCTCCTCCTGTAACCCGCCAGCACCACGAGATCGGGCTCAAGAACCTCTTCAATAAGGGAAATTACGGCTGAATCGTAAAGAATCCGTCCGCCTTCATCCGAAGGGGGCTTCCCAATATCTGCGAAGAATTTCTCGGAACTTATGGAGGAGGTTTCGATCTTAAGCGCTTCCGCCTTCGCGAGAACCGGGGCCTCGGGGTCGTTTGAAAAGACATGCTCTATGGTTCCATAATTTTTTCCGCCATTTTGCTCAAGCTCCATCTGCGTTGAGTGTATTTTCTCGAAGTTTGTTCCTCTGCCCGAGGCAAGAATGAGAATTTTCATTGGGCGGTGGGTATCAGAATAAAGCGGCGTTATTTGCATTGGTTTCCTATGAAGATTATCTCTTTTCCATATGCAGTATCAATACGGCAAAAGAGTTTCCCCATCTATATTCATAATGGCCAGTTTTAGAATGGAGGGATTTGTTCAGTAGAGATGAACCCACTTTGGTCAGCAACCCAGATCTGAAGTGTATCCGGTGTTTTGAGATGTACTCTCGTGATTATCTATCTCTGAGAACCTACTGAAATTTTCTCGGCGAAATCACGGTTCAAGTGAAGCTTGGGTTTGTGGCGCAATATCACGAACAGAGTATAACTGCTCCACCATGCTTCCCACTCAAATCGAAATGTACCTATGGCGCAGTCTAGGGAAATCATGTCGTTATGAACCAAGCCGGAATAATAGGCTGCCATCCAATCCTGATTTTGAGTAAGCTGTTGAGGAATATTAATGGAGTTGAATTTACGTAGAAACCTCGGCGAAGCAGCGTTTTTACCTAGACGAAGAATTTCCGGATTGAATTTACTTGGCCAATACGTAAGGAGTGCGACAGCTCCATCTTGTTCCTCAACATAGCGCCAAGCTGTAGCATGGAAGGATGCGCTATGTATTTTTGCAAGATCAAAGACGGAGTCAAATTCCACGGGGTAATCACGAACCATACGAGCGAAATTGTCACCTTGAAATATCACTTCTGCAGAGAAAAAATTTGCTTCTGCATCAAAGATTTCCTTGGCGTCGCCAATCAGAATCTTGTCGTCGTCAAGATAACAGGGATTTATCGTGTGCCAAGGTAACACCTCGTGGCCAAGTTCGTGTCCTTTTGCAAAGAGGATTCTCGCCTGAGTAGTGTTCTCATCGACATATGTCACACGTTCCTGAGTGTCGGCGATACCACGAATTTTTGGCCACATCGCCTTGAAATCCTGTTTTGCGGAACCTTCTAGGCGAGCAAAAAAACTCTCCTTAACATCTTCATCAATCTTCAGATTCCCGACTCCCGCAGCTTCTAGAAGCTTGTCGATCGGAGTGGGGAGTTCACCGACAGCTTCTGCTTCACGCAGAGCCTTATTGGCGTATTTCAATACCACCTCAGCGCTTTTGGGACGGAGTATGAAACTCCCGTTGGCATTAATCTTCAATCTTCCTCCTGAGATTGTTGCAAGAAGCGTATGAATCTCTTCAATATTTTCTTCTGGTCGTCACTTAGGCCGGCGCTCATTAGCTGGATCTCGGCAAGCTCTGTATCCTCTGGCCGTTCTTCATCATTCCGTGTCAGATATCCAGCCGCAACCATCAAGTCTTCATACCGGACACCGTAGTACTCTGCGAGTCTGTACAGGACATGGGGACGGGGTTTCTCTACCTTCCCGTTCTCCATCTGTGATAGATATGCGTTAGAAATTCCTGTCTCCGCTTCTACTGCACGAAGCGTCTTTCCTCTCAGCTGGCGTAGCTCTGTTAATTTTCTAGCTAAGTCATTCATTACACTACATTTTATCAGCAATGCTCAAAAAAATCAAGCGAAATGCTTGATGGGTAATTTATTCTGCTTATAATTAAAAGCATCATGCTTGCTCATGAAAATCTAAGAGAGGTGAAAAACCATGGAATCTATTAAAAATAGATATGAGAGCCCAGATGACGGGCAAGGACCATTTTTCGTTGCAGTGGCTAAAGCCAATTTCGATTTCCAGCAGTCCTTTCAGGTGGATGACCCCAAGGTCACGGGTCGGCAACTACTCGAGGCAGCAGGCTTCAGACCGCCGGAAGAGCATCTACTATTCCAGGTGCTAGACAGTGGGGTGCTTGAAGAGCGCAGACTGGACGAAACAGTTGAGTTGTGCGAGAAAGAAACAGAACGCTTCATCGTGTTCAAGAGCGACCGATCCTTCCGCGTTGAGATCGACGGGCAACGTTTCGAATGGGGTGCTCCCGAACTGACTGGGTTGATTGCGAAGCAGATGGTGGGTGCAGATCCCGCTTGCATAGGAATCTGGCTAGAACGGCGAGACGAACCCGATCTTTTCATCCGGGATAACGACATTGTGAAACTTGGGACGAAAGGGGTAGAAAAACTCCGCACCGGGCCAGTGTTCCCACTCTGGATCGAAGACAAAGAGTTCCAGTGGTTCGAGCAGACCATTACTACGAAGCAGATTGCTGAGCTTGGTGGCTGGGATCCATCGCAGGGCGTTCAGCAGATTGACTTGACCACAAACGAGGCCCGCACACTCAAGCCGGATGAAGTCGTAGACCTGAAAGATCTCAAGAGATTTGCGAAGAAAATCGGGTGGCAGCGTGGTTGAGCGTGAACTCCGTCTCGAGGAAGAGTATCAGTTGATCGTCTCGGTTTTTCCGAATGTTGTTCGGCAGGGAGACTGGTTTCTTATCCCAGATGATGTTCGGGCAGTGAGGCATGGTTGGACTCCAGACCCGTTTCCGGTTGCGTTCCAAGCACAGCCTGGTCACCCGGGGCAGGTGCCATATGGCATTTATGTAGCGTCTTCTGCCCAAGTCTGCGGTAAAACACCAGACAACTTCGCCGCCGATGCAGGCAATCGGCCACCATTCGAGGGACAGTGGGGTGTGCTTTCCTGGCAGGGCGATAGCAATGCCATCCGTTGGGTTCCAGCACGGGAGATTCGCGCGGGAGCCAACTTGCTAAACTTTGTCATCACGTTTGAGACGAGGTTCAAAGAGGGTGTCTAAATTCAACAAGGAATGGAAGCTCCACTTCGAGAGCGAGAGGCAATATCGAGCGCTTCGCTCTGCACTAGTGTACGAAGGGTATGCGCACGAAAGCGAACACGGAGCTTTTCTCTTCGCCTCCCAATCTGGCGATAGAAGGCTTGAAGTCGTTGATGTCGTCATACTCAAGCCAGATGACTTCGCTACACAGACGCCTTACTACCTGGATTTGGACGACGCTGTACTTCAAGAGATGATCATCCGTGCACACAAGACAAACACCGCGCTTATAGAGGCCCACTCACATCCTTTCACGAAAGGGCCACGGGTGTGTTTCTCGCCCTTCGATTGCAATGGCTTGGCAGACATCGGACCGCAGATGTTGTGGCGACTTCCCGATCGGCCGTATGTTGCTCTGGTCTTTGGTCGGGACGCATTCGATTCTCTCTACTGGGAGGGTCGAGAGCGGGAGCCTCGAGGCTCCTTGGACCTTGTCGTCGCTGGGCAGTTGCTACGTGCGAGTCGTGAATCTCAACGCTTCTGGAGGGAAAACCATGGATAGGTTTGATAGGCAACGAAAGATCTTCGGAGACGAAGGGCAGAAACGCCTGTGTGCTACAACGGTTGGTATCGTCGGTGGGGGAGGCTTAGGCTCGTTTATGGTGCTTGAACTTGCCTATCTGGGGATTGGGAAAATTGTGATCATTGACCACGACCTACTTGAGGAATCGAACCGGAACCGACTGGTTGGGGCTTGGATGTCACATGCGGACGGGACGCCCAAGGTTCAGATACTGCGCGAGCTTGGCAAGCTTATTGACTCCGAGGTCGAGATCGAAGTGATACAGGCGTGTATTGAGGATCCCGAAGCGAGAGATGCCCTTGCGGGGGTGGACATCGTTGTGGGATGTCTTGACCACGATGGTCCCCGGTCCGTGCTGAATGAATTTTGCTGCAAACACGGTTTGCCGCTTATCGATGTGGCAAGCGACACGATTCCCGAAGAAGACAAGGTTGCTTTCGGCGGGCGGGTTTGTGTCGCAACGCCGGCTACGGGCTGCCTAGTGTGTTTTGGGGTATTAGACCAGGATGAGCTTCAAGAGTATTACGCTTCGCCGGAGCAGCGTGTTGACCGGGACACTATCTACGGCGTGCCCAAAGGAACTTTGGTTGGTGGTGGTCCGTCAGTAATCACGGTCAATGGGGTAGTAGCGTCGATTGCAGCGACGGAGCTGATGGTGTTGGTGACCCAACTCCGTGCTCCTGTCGCGCATCAGGACTGGAGGGGCCATGTGGGTTGCCTGTATCGTGTTGTTGATCACGAGGAGGACTGCTACTACTGTAGCTTGCGCCCTGTTGCACAAGAATAACCAACATCCGGGGACTCTTACCTGCTTGTAAAGTGTCCATTCAATTCAGCAGCGGGGTAGAAAACGTACCGCTGCTTGACTTGAGAGTGCACGATATTTATCGAAAAAACTTGTGTTTTCACTGTTGTGTTTATTTTTTGAGACTGTTTTGCATTGCTTTTCCTATCATTTAGTTTTATGTAATTTCACGTAAGTGTGACGCAGCATGACAGAAAGCAGAAACCTGATCATGAGAATCGTTACGGCCGTCGTGGCCGTGCCGATTCTTCTTCTCATATTCTACTACGGGGGAGTGTACTATCTCGCTTTGATGTGTCTGATCGCGGCTCTGTGCTCCATCGAGTTCTTCGCGCTTGCGGGCCCCGACATACGGAAGACGAGAAAGATTTATATTACGGCCATCTCCCTGCTTCTGATCGTGAGCGCGTTTTTCGACTTCAGGCTCATGAGCCTTTTTTTCACCTTCCTGATATTTCTCTCCATAATACTCGAATTCCGCAAAAAGGATTTCAGCGACTGCCTGCGGGACTTGGGCATGACCCTTCTGCCGCTTATATATTTCGGCTGGATGCTTGCCCACGGGGTGTTGCTTAGAAATATCCCGGGCGGCGTGGACGTGGGGGACTACGGTTTCTTCAACGGGGGTCCCGGGGATGTCGGTTTTTTCCTCGTGGTGCTTGCGGTTTCATGCACTTTTCTTAACGACGCCGGAGCGTATTCCTTCGGAAAAGCTTTCGGGAAAAAGAAGCTTGCCAGTCATATAAGTTCGGGCAAGACCGTGGTGGGGCTCATCGGGGGATTCTTTGTTTCGGTCGTAAGCGCCTTCGTGGTGAATTTCATATTCAGCAATCCCCTTCCTTCTCTCTGGGTGGTTCTTTACGCGGTAATAATAGCCGCGGCCGCGGTTGCGGGAGACCTTTTCGAATCCACCATAAAAAGGGGAGCGGGGGTAAAGGATTCCGGTTCCCTGATTCCCGGACATGGCGGGGTGCTTGACAGGTTCGACAGCCTGATATTTGTCTTTCCTTGCACATACTATACTTCCCTGGTTTTCTTTCACCTGAGCGAGACAGGCGTCGCATTGTAAGAAGGGGCCGAAATGGAGATATCCATAGTGGACAGGGAGGAATTCATTGACGAACCGGGGAAGGAAGAACTGGTGCGCCTAGTTGAAAGAATACTTGCGTATCTTGATCTCTCCGCCCGAAGCGAGCTCTGCGTCTCGCTTGTGAGCGACGTCGACATGCGGGAACTTAACCGGCGTTACAGGCAGATTGACACGACTACGGATGTTCTCTGCTTTCCGCAGAAAAGTGATGTAAGCCCCGATCTTCTAGGCGATATAGTGATATCCTACCAGACGGCCCTCCGCCACTCCCGGAGGCTTGAGATCACGGTTGAAGAAGAACTGCGTCTGCTTATAGTCCATGCGGTCCTGCACCTGCTTGGATTCGACCACAAGAAGAAAAAAGAAAGAGAGACAATGCGCAAGAAGGAGAAAGAGGTGCTTAGCTACCTTGCTGATTAAGGCGCAAGCAATTTTTTTGTCAGATTGACAGAGGTAGTACCATAAGAGTTACCAATATGTCATGGCATTAACGCGGAGTTTCAGGGAGATTGTAAAAGAACGAGCTATTAGAGACCCCGAGTTCCGCATCGGACTTCTGACCGAAGCGATTGAGTGCGTACTCAATGATGAAATCGACGTGGCAAGAGTATTGCTGCGAGACTATGTTAACGCAACAGTCGGTTTTCAGGAACTTGGACTCTTACGCGAAAAACCCCGAAGAGCCTGAGGCGCATGCTCAGTCCGAGAGGAACCCCGAGTCTTAAGAGTATTTCCTCCCCGCTAGCATCTTTAAAAGAATGTGGTTTCAAGCTCGAAACACAACTATATTCTGCATTGCGGGTGTTGTTCCAAAGAGCAAACGTTTGGTCTTCAAAAAAAGCTTCCCAACCGATATTGCCATGTGTCGCCACATGGTATATACTGTGATATATCAATACAGGAGGTGACCATGGCCACTGCGAAGATCTTTAAAAATGGTCGTAGCCAAGCCGTTCGCATTCCGAAGGATTTTGCTTTTGAGGGAGTGACCGAACTGACCGTGAGGAAGGTGGGTCAGAAACTGATCCTGGAACCCGTACGCAAGTCCTGGTTGACTCTGAATGAAGAAAGCGAACCGGTAGGCGATGATTTCCTGGCAGAGCGTCCAGATTTGTTTGCGATTGACGAAAGCCGGGGAAAATTTGAATGACCTACATGCTTGACACCAATATCTGCAGCTACATAATGCGGCAACATTCGCGGTCTATTCTGGAGACCCTTGAGAACAGGGCCGCTGAGGGCCACATTCTCTGCATGTCAGTTATCACTTACCAGGAGTTGCGGTTTGGTGCCGAGCGCGTCGGGTCCGCGAAATACCACGCACGCATTGATAAGTTCTGCGAACGCCTTGATTACGTGGCCGACTGGACGACTGAATGCGCGGACCGATTTGCCGTTACGCAGTCGTCGCTGCTCAGAAGAGGAAGCCCCATCGGATTTGCTGATGCGATGATCGCTTCCCATGCCCTTATAATTAACGCTACGCTTGTCACCAATAACCAGAAGCATTTTTCTCAGGTGGAAGGCCTCCAGCTGGAAAACTGGTTCCCCGCCTGATCCGGCTTGGACTACTCCTTCAGGGTGTTGCGTAGAGACATCTTTGATTTACAACTAGGGAAGAAGTAAGAGGTGCCCGACATCTCTTTACTAGGCAGTCCGAACCGGGGTAGGGCGTGTCAGTCATCCGGATTCTTTCAGATCTTCCTTAATTTTCTCGATTTCCTTTACTGTAGGGAGGTCCTTCAGACTCTTAAGGCCGAACGTCTCGAGAAAAAGATTTGTGGTTTTGTAGAGAAAAGGCTTTCCCGGAACTTCCTTTCTTCCCGCAATCTCGATGAATCTTCTATCAAGTAGCATGCTTACGCTGCTTGAGCAGTCCACCCCTCTTATTTTTTCAACCTCGATCTTCGTAACGGGTTGCTCATAAGCCATTATGGCAAGCACTTCGAGGGAGGCTTTCGAAAGCCTGAACTTCTTTATTTCCTTGTTAAACTCGACTATGTATTGCGAATACTCAGGACGGGTCCTGAACTGATATCCCTCGGCGACGCTGCTTAGAATGAAACTTCGTCCCATCTCCTCCCAGCGCCCCTGGAGTTCGCTCAGGGCGTCGGTTATCTCTTCTTTCTCGACGTCCTTCAGGAACTCGGAGATTTCCTGAATGGTTAAGGGTTGTTTCGAAACGAATATCAAGCATTCTATTATATTTTGAAGAGAACTTCTATCGTCCATTTTCTTCCCTCAGAATTATCTTTATGGGTTCTTCGAAGGTCGGCTGAAAAACATCCAGGATGCCGTCTTTCAGCAGCTCCAGTATCGAGAGAAAGGTTACCACGAGTTTCATGCGGTTTTTATCCCCTTCACAGAGATGCGCGAAAAGAACGGCTATTTCCCTTCTCATTGGTGCTGTTACCTGAGTTTTTCTTACAGCAACGGTGTAAGTCTGCGGGGCTAGGGATATTTCCCTTGTCTCGGCCTTCTCCCTGTCCTCGCATATCTTGGAGAAGGTATCCACCAGGGACCAGAGGTCGAATTTCACGAATTCCGTCTCTTCTTCCGGTTCTCCGAACATTTCCCTGCGGTCGTAACCCGCCAGGAAAACATCTTTTCCGAGAATTTCCATCCCCCCGAGTTCCGCCGCCGCGCTTCTGTACTTCTCATACTCAAGCAGGCGCCTTACGAGTTCCTCCCTGGGGTCCTCTTCTTCCTCTTCGCCTTCCTCCTTTATCCTGGGAAGAAGCATGCGCGACTTTATGTACCCCAGTTCGGCCGCCATGGCCATGTAGTCCCCGACGATCTCGAGGTTCACGTCCTTCAGGAACTCAAGATATTCAAGGTACTGCTCGGTTATGAGCGCGATGGGTATGTCGTAGATGTCCACCTCGTGTTTCTTTATGAGGTGAAGCAGCAGGTCAAGCGGGCCGTTGAATATCTCGAGCTGTACGCTGTAGGCTGACTGAGGGTCTTCCATTTCTTCGTTTCTCTCGGCAATCACTACGGGTTCATCGCCCGGATCACGATCTCGAGTTCGCTCGGGCTGAAATTGCACATTTGTATAAAGATAACCACAGGAACGCGTATGAAGTAACCCAGGAACTGCCCGCCGAACAGGAAAAAGGCGAAAAGAATGAATATTCCGTAAGTTTCAAATCTTGCGTACCTGTAGGCGAGGCTGTCGGGAAGCAGCCCGTAAAGCACCCGCGAGCCGTCAAGCGGCGGAACGGGGATCATGTTGAAAACGGCAAGCACTATCCCTATGTACATGAACCACACGAGCATCCGCGCTGCAACGTCGGCCCCGCTTCCCGGGGGTATGGCCGCGAAGTTCTCAAATAAGGCCTTTAGAATCACAGCCGCCGCAATCGCGGTCAGAATGTTGGATATGGGGCCCGCAATCGCGACCATAAGCATGTCTTTTTTCGGGTTCCTGAAGTTCCTCGGGTCAACGGGAACCGGTTTCGCCCATCCGAAATGCACGATGAAAAGCAGCAGGGTTCCGAGGACGTCAAGGTGCACGAGAGGGTTAAGCGAGAGTCTTCCCTGTCTCTTCGCCGTGTCGTCCCCGAGCCTGTAGGCCACAAGCGCGTGGGCGTACTCATGTATGGTGAGGGAAAAAAGGATTACGGGGACCAGTATTATGAGAAATTCGTAGTTCATATCTATAGTTTACGCTCTTGGATGAGATTTTTCGTGTATGCGCTTAAGCCTCTCCTTCTCAACATAAGTGTATATCTGGGTCGTGGATATGTCCGAGTGACCGAGCATGGCCTGTATGGACCGCAGGTCGGCCCCCCGCTCAAGCAGGTGCGTGGCGAAGGAGTGGCGGAGCACGTGGGGGGTTATGTGGGAGTGTATGCCCGCGGCGAGCGCATAGTTCTTTATCATTCGCCAGAAGCGCTGGCGGCTCATCTTGGAGCCGGTTCTGGAGGTAACGAAAAGGTACTCCGAAGCTCTTTCGCGAAGAAGTTTCGGTCTTGAGTCTGAAAGGTAGTCCCTTACTTTCCTGATGGCGTCGCCGCCTATGGGAACTATCCTCTCCTTGCTTCCTTTGCCGAGGGTGATGACGTAGCCGTGGTCAAGATTGACGCGGTTGAGCTCAAGTGAGACCAGTTCCGATACCCTGACCCCGGTGGCGTAGAGAACCTCGAGCATCGCGCGATCCCGCAGCGCCTCTGCGGACTTGCCTTCCTCGGGCTCCCGGAGGAGCCTCTCGACCTCTTCAAGCGAGAGAGTGTGGGGGAGGGTTTTCGCGGGCTTTGGAGAGACGGTGTTTCTTAGCGGATCCTCGGTTATGACGCTTTCTGTGAGAAGGAACCTGAAGAACTGCTTTATGGAAACTATGTTTCTCGCCACGCTTCTCGGGGAGAGCTTCTTTTTCCTCAGGTGGTCGAAAAAAGCGGCTATTTCGTCTTCGCTTACGGCGGCGGGGTCGTATATACCCCTTTTGTCTAGAAAGGCCACGAGGGATGATATGTCCCTTGAATATGACTGAATGGTGTTTTTCGAAAGGCCCCTGTTCACCGTAAGATACACAAGGAACGAATCGAGGTGCTCATCCATTAATCTTATGTTCCGACCTGCCAGGAACTCAGATATTTCTTCTGTTCGGCCGTCAGGGTGTCTATGGTGACTCCCAGGGTTTTAAGCTTTATCTTGGATATCAGGCTGTCTATTTTCTCCGGGACGTCGTGAACATCGTTCTCAAGTGTCCCTCCGTTTTTCACCATGTACTCGCAGCAGAGCGCCTGGTTGGCGAAGCTCATGTCCATCACGCTTGAAGGATGCCCCTCGGCCGCGGCGAGGTTTATGAGCCTTCCTCCGCCGAGAACGTTGATCCTTCTTCCGTTTTTAAGCGTATGTTCCTCAACGTATTCCCTTATGACTCTTTTCGAGGTCGTTATCTCGCCAAGGGCGTCGAGATCAAGTTCCACGTTGAAGTGTCCTGAATTGGCTACGATCGCCCCGTCTTTCATTCTCTCAAAATGCTTTTTCCTTATGACGTGTATGTTGCCCGTAACGGTGCAGAAGAAGTCTCCAAGCGGCGCTGCCTTCTCCATCGTCATTACCCTGAATCCGTCCATGGTGGCCTCGAGTCCCGCAAGCGGCTCAACCTCGGTCACGATGACGTTCGCTCCCAGTCCCCTGGCTCTCATGGCAAGTCCTTTTCCGCACCAGCCGTATCCTGCGACTACGAAGGTCGTGCCGGAGACAAGCCTGTTGGTGGCGCGTATGATTCCGTCAAGGGTGCTCTGCCCCGTGCCGTAGCGGTTATCGAAAAGATGCTTGGTATCCGCGTTGTTAACGGCGACTATCGGATACTGAAGCACTCCGTCATCTGCCATGCTCTTGAGTCTTATCACTCCGGTTGTGGTCTCCTCGGTTCCCCCGATTACGTCGTCTATCAGGTCTTTTCGGTCCGTGTGCAGCGTTGATACCAGGTCTGCCCCGTCATCCATGGTTACGTGCGGGCGGGCGGCCAGAACGGCGTTTATGTGCTTGTAATAGGTTTTGGTGTTTTCCCCTTTTATCGCGAAAACGGAGATTTTATGGTTCTTTACGAGGTGGGCGGCGACGTCATCCTGAGTGCTTAGGGGATTTGACGCGCAGAGGTAGGCTTCTGCTCCTCCGGCCTTAAGGGTGGTCATGAGGTTCCCGGTTTCCGTGGTAAC
The sequence above is a segment of the Candidatus Dadabacteria bacterium genome. Coding sequences within it:
- the ahcY gene encoding adenosylhomocysteinase, with translation MDYHVKDLKLARQGKLRSEWAAQEMPVLKQIEERFKKEKPLKGVRVAACLHVTTETGNLMTTLKAGGAEAYLCASNPLSTQDDVAAHLVKNHKISVFAIKGENTKTYYKHINAVLAARPHVTMDDGADLVSTLHTDRKDLIDDVIGGTEETTTGVIRLKSMADDGVLQYPIVAVNNADTKHLFDNRYGTGQSTLDGIIRATNRLVSGTTFVVAGYGWCGKGLAMRARGLGANVIVTEVEPLAGLEATMDGFRVMTMEKAAPLGDFFCTVTGNIHVIRKKHFERMKDGAIVANSGHFNVELDLDALGEITTSKRVIREYVEEHTLKNGRRINVLGGGRLINLAAAEGHPSSVMDMSFANQALCCEYMVKNGGTLENDVHDVPEKIDSLISKIKLKTLGVTIDTLTAEQKKYLSSWQVGT